The Sphingomonas sp. G-3-2-10 DNA window GCCAGCGCCGAGGCTCAGCAGCTTGCCCAGCGCGTTGGCGGTGCCGAACTGGCGAACCGCCTCGCTCTCGGTCAGCACGATCGAGTTGGTGTCGGGCAATGCAGTTGCCGCCGAGCCCTGCGCGAAGGGCAGCGCGAAGACCTTGAAAAAGGCGTCGTCCACGGTGGTCGCGTCGAGGAACATCGGCTGGCCGCTACGCTCGGTGACGGTCTTTCCCGAAGCGACCGAAGTCAGCGCCTCGATCTGCGGAAACCCGCCGGGCAGCAGATCGTGCAAGGGGAACGGGCTTGCCTGCGTCTGCAGGACCGGCTGGCCAGGGGGACGGATCGTCGACTGGATCTGATACATGCGCCCGTGATCGGGCAGCCAGCTATCATAGCTCTGCTCGTAGCGGACATAGCCCAGGATTATCAGGCACCCCGCCAGCCCCAGCGCGAGCCCGCCGATGTTGATCGCGGCATAGGCACGATTGAGCGTCAGCCGCCGGAGCGTCATCATCAGCGTATTGCGCCACATGGCCCGATCCTCCCTTTGCTTGCCTCAGGCCGCGCGGCGGCGTTCCTGCAGGATGCGGCCATCGAGCATGTTGACGACGCGGGTCGCGTAGTCGGCATGGCTTGGCGAGTGGGTGACCATGACGATGGTCGATCCTTCGGCGTTAAGCTGCTGGATCATCTTCATCACTTCTTCGCCATGCTGGGTGTCGAGATTGCCGGTCGGTTCGTCGGCGAGGATCAGCTTGGGCTCGGCCACCAGCGCGCGCGCCACCGCGACGCGCTGCTGCTGCCCGCCCGAAAGCTGGCTCGGGCGATGCTTGGCGCGGTGGGCGATGCCGACACGGTCCATCACTTCATCGGCGCGGCGCTTGCGCTCCGAGGCGGAGACGTCGTGATAGAGCAGAGCCAGCTCGACATTCTCGCGAACAGACAGCTCGTCGACCAGATTGAAGCTCTGGAAGATGAAGCCGATATTGGCTTTGCGCGTGTCGGAGAGCTTGCTTTCGCTCAGGCCGGCCACCTCCTGGCCATTGAAGACGTACGAACCGCCCGAGGGGCTGTCGAGCATCCCGATCAGGTTGAGCAACGTCGATTTGCCGCAGCCGGACGGGCCCATGATGGCGACGAATTCGCCCTGTTCGATATCGAGATCGATCCCGTCGATCGCGGTCGTCTCGACCATGTCGGTGCGATAGACGCGGGAGAGATTGCGCATGTGAAGCATCGTAGGTCCTCCGTGGATCAGTTCGTGGTCAGGTCGAGCCGATCCTTGTCGGCGAACCCGGTATAGGGGCTGGTGATGACGCGCTCGCCGGGATCGAGCCCGTCCAGCACTTCGATGAAATCGGTGTTGCGGCGGCCGAGCCGGACCTGACGCTTCACCGCGCTGCGCCCGTCGGGCGAGACGACGAATACCCAGGAACCACCGGTCTCGTTGTAGAAGGCGCCGTTGGGGATCAGCCGCGCCGGGGCGGGATCGCCGAGCGTCAGCTTCGCCTGAAGCGTCTGCCCGCGCTGGAGATTGGCGGGCTCGTCGCCGACGAACTGGAGATCGACTTCGAACTGGCCGTTCTGCACCTGCGGATAAATCTTCGTGACGCGCACCTTGAAGCGCTTGCCGCCCGCCTCGACTTCGGCCTGCTGGCCGATCTGGATGCGGCCGAGATAGAATTCGTCGACGCCGGCGATCAGCTTGTTGCGGCCCGGCGAGTCGATCTGGCCGACGCGCTCGCCGCGCTGGAGCGACTGGCCGACCTGCACCGAAAAGCCCGAGAGCTTGCCCGCGACCGGCGCGCGAAGCTGAAGCGCGTCGAGATTGGCGCGGGCGATGGTCAGGCCCGAACGCATCGACTTGGCGGCCTGCTGCTGCTGCGAATACTGGCTGCCCTGCAACCGCTCGTCGCTCGCCTGCCCCCGCTGGAGCGCGGCGAGGCGGCGGCGCTGATAGGCATATTCGTCTTCGGTATCGGCGAACTGGCGGCCGGAGACGAAGCCGCGCTGGGCGAGCGGCTTTTCGCGCTCATATTGGCGGCGCGCGCGCTGGACGGCGAGTTCGGCTTCGAGGATCGCACGCTCGTTCGACAGGCGCGTCTGGGCAAGCAGCAATTCCTGGCTGCGCATATTGTTGATCTGCTGCTCGACTTCGGTCTGGCGGGCGAGCGTCGAAAGCTGGAGCTCTGCGTTGGAAAGAACCGCGATCGGCTGGCCTTTCTCCACCGTCGCGCCGTCCTCGACCAGCATCGTCTCCACCCGGCCGCCCTCTACCGCGTCGATATAGACGGTGAGCAGTGGGGTGACGCGGGCACGCAGCGGAATGAAATCGTCGAACGTTCCCTGCTTGACCTGCGAGATGGTCATGCGGCTGGCTTCCACCGTCTGGCTGTTGCCGCGCGGGGCGAACCACAGGAACAGACCGGCAGCGAGGACCAGCAGCACGACGCCGGCACCGATCTTCCACTTCATCGGGATCGTGCGGTGCTCGACGACGCGATCCATCCCGCTGCCGGACACTGCTCCGCCCGGTTCCGCCTGACGCTTGAGGTTGAGCACGCTCATGCGAGCAGGCCCCCACAACTGTCCGATTTCGAACAGGACTGTCCGATATCGAACGCAATCCGAACGAAAGCGGCCTTGAGTTCGAACTTCACGCCATCGTTGTTGACAGCGAGCTGGAGGCCGGCGGACTGCGAGCTGAAGGTGGTCGCTGCGAAGAGCGCGGCCGCCAGCAACAGCACCGTCCGTCCCCACATCCTGATATTCGGTCCGCCTTGCATGATCTTCCTCCGCAGCCGCTTGCGTGCTGTCGGGAACGGTAAAAGCATGAGGCGTGCCAAACGGGGTTTTGCAGGGAAGATGGGCGTCCACGCCGTTCTGGCACGCAAATTGATTGTCCGATTCCGGACAGAGTCTGTACGGGAGCGGACATGAGCGGGACCGAATTCGATCTATGCGTGGTCGTCGACGATGACGACGACATCCTGCTGGCCGCCCGCCTCCTGCTGAAACGGCTGTTCGCGGAAGTGCTGACGGCGCGCTCGCCCGAGGAAGCGATGGCGGGCATGGGATCGCGGGTGCCCGACGTGGTGCTGCTCGACGCCAATTTCGCGCGCGGCGCGACCGATGCGAAGGAAGGGCTCGCCTGGCTCGACCGGCTGCTGGCGCGCGACCCCGACACGGTAGTGGTGATGATCACCGCCCATGCCGGGGTTCAGGTCGCCGTCGAGGCAATGAAGCATGGCGCAACCGATTTCGTGTCCAAGCCCTGGTCGAACGAGCGGCTGCTGGCCACTGTGCGCACCGCCGCGACGCTGCGCCGGTCACGCGGGGCGGTGGCGACCGAGCGGGCCAAGCTGGTGGTGGCGAGCGCGGCGCCGGGCGATGGCCCTCCCCTGCTCGGCAATTCGCCCGCGATGGCGCGCGTCCATTCGCTGATCGAGCGCGCCGGGCCGACCGACGCGAACGTGCTGATCCTGGGCGAGAACGGCACCGGCAAGGAACTGGTCGCGCGCGCGCTGCACCGCCATTCGCTGCGCGCCGAAAAGCCGATCCTGACGGTCGATCTGGGCGCGGTGTCGCAGGACCTGATCGATTCGGAGCTGTTCGGCCATGTGAAGGGCGCCTTCACCGATGCGCGCAGCGACCGGATCGGGCGGGTGCAGGCAGCCGATGGCGGCACCCTGTTCCTCGACGAAGTCGGCAATCTGCCGCTGCATCTCCAGCCCAAGCTGCTGACCATGCTCGAGCAGCGCCGGGTGACCCCGGTCGGCGCGAACAAGTCGACGCCGGTCGATATCCGGGTGATCGCCGCGACCAATTTGTCGCACACGCGACTGAACGACGAGAGCCATTTCCGCCAGGATCTGCTGTTCCGCCTCAACACCGTCGAGATCGTCCTGCCGCCGCTGCGCGAACGGCGCGAGGACGTGCCCGAACTGGTGAACCATTTCCTCGAACATTATGCCCGCCGCTACGAACGCGAGACACCGCGCGTCTCGGCCGCCGCGATGGCGGCGCTGGTCGCGCATGACTGGCCGGGCAACGTCCGCGCCCTGCGCCACGCGGTGGAACGCGCGGTAATCCTGGGGCGCGGCGGCATGCTGGAAGCCGAGGATTTCTCGCTGAGCACCGGCGGCCCGCGCATCGCGCCCGAAGCGGTGGTTTCGGCCGAACGCGATGACCTCAATCTAGACCGGGTGGAGAAGAAGCTGGTCGAGACCGCGCTGCTCAAGCACGGCTACAACATCTCGCTCGCCGCGAACGAGCTCGGCCTGTCGCGCGCGGCGCTCTATCGCCGCATGGAAAAACATGGGCTCTAACTTCACCGTCCGCCTGCTGCTCCGGCTGCTGCTGGTGCAGATCGCGCTGGTCGGCTTCGCATGGTCGCTGATGACGCCGGGGCTCGGCGCGACGCGGATCATCGCCGGGCTGATCGCGGCCGGCACCTGCTGGCTGCTCTGGGCGCATGTCCAGCGGACCAATTTCGAAGTCGCCCGCTTCGTCGAGGCGCTGCGCTTCGGCGATTATTCGGTGCATTTCGATCGCGGCCCCGGATCGGGCTTCGAAGCGATGGGACAGGCGTTCGATTCGGCGATCCGCAAGCTGCGCGACGAACGGCGGATGGCGAGCGACGAGCTCGGCTTTCTCGAAGCGCTGGTGAACGACACGCCGATCCCCCTGCTGACCGTTGGCGACGAAGGGCGGATCGAGCTGGCGAACAAGGCCGCGCGACGGCTGTTCACCGAGCATCAGGGCCTGACGCCGGACGATTTCCGCATTTATGGCGCCACCTTCGCCGCGCGGCTGGAGATGGATGCGCCGTTGCGCGAGGAAGTGCTGATCCTGACGCTGGGCGGGCGCGCCAAGCGGGCGATCGTGCGCTCCGCGGCGCTGACCCGGCTGAGCGGGCGGGCGCGCGTCGTGATCGTCCAGCCGATCCAGGAAACGCTCAACGCGGTCGAGATGGCGGCGCAGACCGATCTGGTGCGCGTGCTGACCCACGAGATCCTCAATTCGCTGACCCCGGTCACGTCGCTGGCGGCGACGACATCGACCCTGCTTTCGCAGATCGACGACCCCCGGCTC harbors:
- a CDS encoding ATP-binding protein, translated to MGSNFTVRLLLRLLLVQIALVGFAWSLMTPGLGATRIIAGLIAAGTCWLLWAHVQRTNFEVARFVEALRFGDYSVHFDRGPGSGFEAMGQAFDSAIRKLRDERRMASDELGFLEALVNDTPIPLLTVGDEGRIELANKAARRLFTEHQGLTPDDFRIYGATFAARLEMDAPLREEVLILTLGGRAKRAIVRSAALTRLSGRARVVIVQPIQETLNAVEMAAQTDLVRVLTHEILNSLTPVTSLAATTSTLLSQIDDPRLDDARIAVSTLERRAEGLARFINSYRKVASEPVIERRKFEAAPFAAEMARLFKAERPDVTLDLVLEPPAFAVDADPDLMAQAMINLLRNAGEAATGHSQHPQVRLELRRLSSGEVSIAVGDNGPGVPEELRRDVFLPFFTTRATGTGVGLNLVRQIVFAHGGTIELKDDALGGARFEMLI
- a CDS encoding sigma-54 dependent transcriptional regulator, whose protein sequence is MSGTEFDLCVVVDDDDDILLAARLLLKRLFAEVLTARSPEEAMAGMGSRVPDVVLLDANFARGATDAKEGLAWLDRLLARDPDTVVVMITAHAGVQVAVEAMKHGATDFVSKPWSNERLLATVRTAATLRRSRGAVATERAKLVVASAAPGDGPPLLGNSPAMARVHSLIERAGPTDANVLILGENGTGKELVARALHRHSLRAEKPILTVDLGAVSQDLIDSELFGHVKGAFTDARSDRIGRVQAADGGTLFLDEVGNLPLHLQPKLLTMLEQRRVTPVGANKSTPVDIRVIAATNLSHTRLNDESHFRQDLLFRLNTVEIVLPPLRERREDVPELVNHFLEHYARRYERETPRVSAAAMAALVAHDWPGNVRALRHAVERAVILGRGGMLEAEDFSLSTGGPRIAPEAVVSAERDDLNLDRVEKKLVETALLKHGYNISLAANELGLSRAALYRRMEKHGL
- a CDS encoding efflux RND transporter periplasmic adaptor subunit; the encoded protein is MSVLNLKRQAEPGGAVSGSGMDRVVEHRTIPMKWKIGAGVVLLVLAAGLFLWFAPRGNSQTVEASRMTISQVKQGTFDDFIPLRARVTPLLTVYIDAVEGGRVETMLVEDGATVEKGQPIAVLSNAELQLSTLARQTEVEQQINNMRSQELLLAQTRLSNERAILEAELAVQRARRQYEREKPLAQRGFVSGRQFADTEDEYAYQRRRLAALQRGQASDERLQGSQYSQQQQAAKSMRSGLTIARANLDALQLRAPVAGKLSGFSVQVGQSLQRGERVGQIDSPGRNKLIAGVDEFYLGRIQIGQQAEVEAGGKRFKVRVTKIYPQVQNGQFEVDLQFVGDEPANLQRGQTLQAKLTLGDPAPARLIPNGAFYNETGGSWVFVVSPDGRSAVKRQVRLGRRNTDFIEVLDGLDPGERVITSPYTGFADKDRLDLTTN
- a CDS encoding ABC transporter ATP-binding protein is translated as MLHMRNLSRVYRTDMVETTAIDGIDLDIEQGEFVAIMGPSGCGKSTLLNLIGMLDSPSGGSYVFNGQEVAGLSESKLSDTRKANIGFIFQSFNLVDELSVRENVELALLYHDVSASERKRRADEVMDRVGIAHRAKHRPSQLSGGQQQRVAVARALVAEPKLILADEPTGNLDTQHGEEVMKMIQQLNAEGSTIVMVTHSPSHADYATRVVNMLDGRILQERRRAA